Proteins encoded within one genomic window of Dermatophilus congolensis:
- a CDS encoding siderophore-interacting protein, giving the protein MTERVRRAREGLGVCVVTAVEDVTPRMRRVTFSGSGLAEAVATGPDQRVKLSFPDSHRFTGDADEMSRARRKRRTYTLLWLDAQAGEATVDFVLHPGGVAAAWASQVQVGDELMLTAPVGGFVPVEGAEEVVLVADETGLPALQAIVASLTAELPVRAFVEVADAAEHQPVRSVTGAEVDVVWMDRGGAAHGSRMSELAASLPGEVSARSSVWIAGESAAVRQLRNALVTQGGLDRHQVDAVAYWTKAEGRNAGRPGQ; this is encoded by the coding sequence ACGGGTTCGTCGTGCGCGCGAGGGGTTGGGTGTGTGCGTGGTGACGGCGGTTGAGGATGTGACTCCGCGCATGCGTCGTGTGACGTTTAGTGGGTCGGGATTGGCTGAGGCAGTAGCGACGGGCCCAGATCAGCGGGTCAAGTTGAGTTTTCCTGATTCACATAGGTTTACCGGTGATGCGGATGAGATGTCGCGGGCTCGGCGAAAGCGTCGTACGTACACGTTGTTGTGGCTTGATGCGCAGGCAGGTGAGGCGACTGTCGATTTTGTGTTGCATCCCGGTGGCGTGGCTGCAGCATGGGCGTCGCAGGTGCAGGTGGGTGATGAGTTGATGTTGACTGCGCCGGTCGGTGGTTTCGTTCCAGTTGAAGGAGCTGAAGAGGTAGTTCTTGTTGCTGATGAGACGGGATTGCCTGCGTTGCAGGCAATTGTTGCTTCTTTGACTGCTGAGCTGCCGGTGCGAGCGTTTGTTGAGGTTGCGGATGCAGCTGAGCATCAGCCGGTGAGGTCTGTGACGGGTGCTGAGGTGGATGTTGTCTGGATGGATCGGGGTGGTGCTGCTCATGGCTCGCGTATGAGTGAGCTGGCTGCTTCGTTGCCTGGTGAGGTTTCTGCTCGTAGCTCTGTGTGGATTGCGGGGGAGTCTGCGGCAGTAAGGCAGCTGCGTAACGCTCTTGTTACGCAGGGTGGTTTGGATCGGCATCAGGTTGATGCGGTTGCGTATTGGACGAAAGCTGAGGGGCGTAACGCTGGCCGACCGGGGCAGTGA
- a CDS encoding malate dehydrogenase has product MSTTPVKIAVTGAAGQIGYSLLFRIAAGDLLGPNTPIELRLLEIAPALPALKGVVMELDDCAFPTLTNIKIGDNPEEIFEDVDGAMLVGAMPRKEGMDRADLLAANGKIFTGQGAALNKVAPKAKVLVTGNPANTNALIAMKNAPDMAPEQFNALTRLDHNRAKSMLAKKLGVTVEEIKNLAIWGNHDDSMYPDLFNTTVNGKAATELVEQTWITEEYIPTVATRGGAIIKARGASSAASAANATIDHMRDWMLGTDEIVSMSVPSDGSYGVPEGIISSFPCRVKDGKYEIVQGIELNEFSKERIMASAARLEAERNQVKELGLIK; this is encoded by the coding sequence GTGAGCACCACCCCCGTCAAGATCGCCGTCACCGGAGCCGCCGGGCAGATCGGCTACAGCCTCCTATTCCGAATCGCAGCCGGAGACCTTCTCGGTCCCAACACCCCCATCGAACTGCGACTGCTCGAAATTGCCCCAGCCCTACCGGCTCTCAAAGGCGTCGTCATGGAACTCGACGACTGCGCCTTCCCCACCCTCACCAACATCAAAATCGGTGACAACCCCGAAGAAATCTTCGAAGACGTCGACGGTGCCATGCTCGTAGGTGCCATGCCCCGCAAAGAAGGCATGGACCGCGCCGACCTCCTTGCCGCCAACGGGAAAATCTTCACCGGTCAAGGCGCCGCGCTCAACAAAGTCGCCCCCAAAGCCAAAGTTCTCGTCACCGGCAACCCAGCCAACACCAACGCCCTCATCGCCATGAAAAACGCCCCCGACATGGCCCCAGAGCAGTTCAACGCCCTCACTCGCCTGGACCACAACCGCGCCAAATCCATGCTGGCCAAAAAACTTGGCGTGACAGTCGAAGAAATCAAAAACCTCGCTATTTGGGGTAACCACGACGACTCGATGTACCCAGACCTGTTCAACACCACAGTGAACGGCAAAGCCGCCACTGAACTGGTCGAACAGACTTGGATCACTGAGGAATACATTCCCACCGTCGCAACCCGCGGCGGAGCCATCATCAAAGCACGCGGTGCATCCTCCGCTGCCTCGGCCGCCAACGCCACCATCGACCACATGCGTGACTGGATGCTCGGCACCGACGAAATCGTCTCCATGTCCGTACCCTCCGACGGCTCCTACGGCGTACCAGAAGGCATCATCTCCTCCTTCCCATGCCGCGTAAAAGACGGAAAATACGAAATTGTTCAGGGCATCGAACTCAACGAATTCAGCAAAGAACGCATTATGGCATCAGCCGCGCGCCTGGAAGCCGAGCGCAACCAAGTCAAAGAACTCGGCCTAATCAAATAA
- a CDS encoding NADP-dependent isocitrate dehydrogenase has protein sequence MSSKIVWTLTDEAPALATFSLLPIVRAFVKAADVEVETSDISLSGRILAQFPERLTDEQSVPDYLAVLGEWTQDDSANIIKLPNISASVPQLKAAIRELQDQGFAVPDFPVDPSTDEERDVSSRYAKVLGSAVNPVLREGNSDRRAPASVKAFAQRHPHRLREWDAGTKARVAHMSDGDFYGNEQSVVTAEGCGFEIRFTNHAGEARSLVEGLQASPGEVLDGTFMSVSVLQKFYAEQIEEAKRDDLLLSLHLKATMMKVSDPVLFGHAVKVFFVDVFAEFGDELREVGVNPNLGLGDLLSAIQELPDETRKAIEKAIAQAFAERPALAMVDSDKGITNLHAPNDVIVDASMPVVVRDGGQMWNAKGERQATLAMIPDRSYSTMYAAIMEDCRINAALDPATMGDVPNVGLMAKKAEEYGSHPTTFVMSESGKVEVIAEDGSVLMSHDVEAGDIWRMARTQDVSVRDWVRLAVERARLSGTPAVFWLDSERAHDANLIAKVREYLGEHDTSGLSIEILAPVEAMKFTLERIRRGENTISVTGNVLRDYLTDLFPILELGTSAKMLSVVPLLAGGGLFETGAGGSAPKHVQQFVNEGYLRWDSLGEFSALGASLEHVANRSGNPKAQVLADALDRAISRFLEENKSPARIVGEIDNRGSHFYLALFWAQELAGQSVDAELSAKFAAVADELSGKAGEIDRELIAAQGVAVDLGGYFRPDVAKVEAAMRPSGTLNTIIDAL, from the coding sequence GTGAGCAGCAAGATTGTTTGGACGTTGACCGATGAAGCTCCGGCTTTGGCGACCTTTTCACTTCTGCCGATCGTTCGTGCTTTTGTGAAGGCTGCTGATGTTGAGGTGGAAACGAGCGATATTTCTTTGTCGGGAAGAATTTTGGCTCAGTTTCCGGAGAGATTGACGGATGAGCAGAGCGTGCCAGATTATCTAGCTGTTCTGGGTGAATGGACTCAAGATGATTCTGCCAACATTATTAAGTTGCCGAATATTTCTGCGTCGGTTCCGCAGTTGAAGGCGGCAATTAGGGAGTTGCAGGATCAAGGTTTCGCTGTTCCCGATTTTCCTGTGGATCCTTCGACTGATGAAGAGCGGGATGTTTCTTCGCGTTATGCAAAAGTTTTAGGTTCTGCTGTTAATCCTGTTTTGCGTGAGGGAAACTCGGATAGGCGTGCTCCTGCGTCTGTGAAAGCGTTTGCGCAGCGGCATCCCCATCGTCTTCGGGAGTGGGATGCAGGAACTAAAGCGCGTGTAGCGCATATGAGTGATGGTGATTTTTACGGAAACGAACAGTCTGTAGTCACGGCTGAAGGGTGTGGTTTTGAAATTCGATTCACAAATCATGCTGGTGAAGCTCGTTCTTTAGTTGAAGGTTTACAAGCGTCTCCTGGGGAAGTCCTTGATGGTACCTTCATGAGCGTTTCGGTATTGCAAAAATTTTATGCAGAGCAGATTGAGGAAGCGAAGCGCGATGATCTCCTGCTGAGCCTGCATTTGAAAGCAACAATGATGAAGGTTTCGGATCCGGTGCTGTTTGGGCATGCGGTAAAGGTCTTTTTTGTTGATGTATTTGCAGAATTTGGCGATGAGCTGCGTGAAGTAGGCGTAAACCCGAACCTGGGTCTAGGTGATTTGTTGTCTGCGATTCAGGAACTTCCCGATGAGACCAGGAAAGCTATCGAGAAAGCGATTGCCCAGGCATTTGCCGAACGCCCGGCACTAGCGATGGTGGATTCAGATAAAGGGATCACCAATCTTCATGCTCCCAATGATGTAATCGTGGATGCATCGATGCCGGTTGTGGTGCGCGATGGTGGCCAGATGTGGAATGCGAAGGGCGAACGTCAGGCAACATTGGCGATGATCCCTGATCGCAGCTATTCAACGATGTATGCGGCAATTATGGAGGATTGCCGAATTAACGCGGCATTGGATCCAGCAACGATGGGTGATGTTCCTAATGTGGGGTTGATGGCTAAAAAGGCTGAGGAGTATGGGTCGCATCCAACGACATTTGTGATGTCGGAGTCGGGCAAGGTGGAGGTGATCGCTGAAGACGGCTCGGTTTTGATGTCTCATGATGTTGAGGCTGGTGATATTTGGCGTATGGCGCGTACACAAGATGTGTCAGTACGTGATTGGGTGCGTCTTGCCGTGGAGCGGGCACGGTTGTCGGGTACGCCAGCAGTATTTTGGTTGGACTCTGAACGTGCTCATGACGCGAATCTCATTGCGAAGGTTCGCGAGTATTTGGGGGAACATGACACATCTGGTCTATCTATTGAGATTCTGGCTCCGGTTGAAGCCATGAAATTCACCTTGGAGCGCATCCGTCGTGGCGAAAACACTATTTCGGTCACAGGAAATGTGCTTCGCGATTACTTAACTGACCTTTTCCCAATTCTTGAGTTGGGCACGAGCGCGAAAATGCTATCGGTGGTTCCCTTGCTTGCTGGGGGTGGACTTTTCGAGACTGGTGCGGGAGGTTCTGCTCCCAAGCATGTGCAGCAGTTCGTGAACGAAGGCTATTTGAGGTGGGATAGCTTGGGTGAGTTTTCTGCTCTAGGGGCCTCATTGGAGCATGTGGCGAATAGGTCAGGTAACCCGAAAGCACAAGTTTTAGCTGATGCTTTGGATCGGGCTATCTCTCGCTTTTTGGAAGAAAACAAATCTCCCGCGCGTATTGTGGGTGAGATTGATAACAGGGGTAGTCATTTCTATCTTGCTTTGTTCTGGGCACAGGAACTGGCTGGGCAGTCAGTGGATGCTGAGTTGTCTGCAAAGTTTGCAGCTGTTGCTGATGAGTTGTCTGGCAAGGCAGGGGAGATTGATCGTGAGCTCATCGCCGCCCAAGGGGTTGCAGTGGATTTGGGTGGTTACTTCCGCCCAGATGTGGCGAAGGTGGAAGCGGCGATGAGGCCTAGTGGCACGTTGAATACGATTATTGACGCTTTGTAA
- a CDS encoding DUF6767 domain-containing protein gives MQMSKGSRGEDQCVVRVGEPCRLCQPGASGPKDCQLAYLVLNDPELRDLLEEKLAGLEEAA, from the coding sequence ATGCAGATGAGTAAGGGTTCGCGTGGTGAAGATCAGTGTGTGGTGCGAGTCGGAGAACCATGCCGTTTGTGTCAGCCGGGGGCATCGGGGCCAAAGGATTGCCAGTTGGCTTACCTAGTTCTTAATGATCCGGAGCTGCGTGACTTGTTGGAGGAAAAACTTGCAGGGCTAGAAGAGGCCGCCTGA
- a CDS encoding exodeoxyribonuclease III: protein MRVVSANVNGIRAAVRRGMLPWVDESAPDVVTLQEVRASRAQLDSALEQSALQEWSVVLHEGEVAGRAGVAVLVRPGCGVGNAVTGLPMEGAIAGQHGGDFSERMRLDDSGRVFASAGRWLEVPVLGQWGSGIEKVTVVSAYVHSGDVDRPEVMAEKYALMEAMSQRFQAALASGEHLLVTGDLNVAHREVDLKNWRGNLKKAGFLPEERAFFDRWLVDGGMVDLGRRYGGDGPGPYTWWSWRGKAFNNDAGWRIDYHLSTPELAEVVKSVWVGRAETYEKRWSDHAPLISDFC, encoded by the coding sequence ATGCGAGTAGTGAGCGCCAACGTGAACGGTATTCGTGCGGCTGTGCGTCGAGGCATGCTGCCTTGGGTAGATGAGTCGGCGCCGGATGTTGTGACGCTGCAAGAGGTACGTGCCTCGCGTGCGCAACTAGATTCCGCTTTGGAGCAGAGCGCGCTGCAGGAGTGGTCAGTGGTGTTGCATGAGGGGGAAGTAGCAGGAAGAGCAGGCGTTGCGGTCCTGGTGCGTCCTGGTTGTGGTGTGGGAAATGCGGTTACGGGTTTGCCGATGGAGGGGGCGATCGCTGGGCAGCATGGGGGGGATTTTTCAGAGCGGATGCGTCTTGATGATTCGGGGCGGGTGTTCGCTTCGGCAGGTCGTTGGTTGGAAGTGCCTGTTTTAGGGCAGTGGGGCAGCGGTATTGAGAAGGTGACAGTTGTTTCGGCATATGTGCATAGCGGTGATGTGGACAGGCCGGAGGTAATGGCTGAGAAATATGCCCTGATGGAGGCTATGTCGCAGCGGTTCCAAGCTGCTTTAGCTTCGGGGGAGCATCTTCTGGTAACTGGGGACTTGAATGTTGCTCATCGTGAGGTGGATCTAAAAAACTGGCGGGGAAATCTGAAAAAAGCTGGCTTTTTGCCTGAAGAGCGGGCTTTTTTCGACCGTTGGCTGGTGGATGGGGGAATGGTGGATTTGGGGCGCAGGTATGGCGGTGATGGTCCTGGGCCGTATACATGGTGGAGTTGGCGCGGTAAAGCTTTCAATAATGATGCTGGTTGGCGTATTGACTATCACCTGTCGACACCTGAATTAGCGGAGGTTGTTAAGTCTGTATGGGTGGGGAGGGCTGAAACTTATGAGAAGCGCTGGAGTGATCACGCTCCGCTGATTTCGGATTTTTGCTGA